Genomic segment of Candidatus Dependentiae bacterium:
ACAACAGGAACAACCTAAGCAGCGCCTCGTTACGTTAATGATCAACCCAGCAGGAGATGCCAATACATCAGGAAGATCATTTGACGAAACTTTTGAAAGAGCACTTACTCTACGCTGCGCTCAAGAACTTAAAACAAATTTAGAAGCTACTCATAACGTACGCGTTCTCCTGACACGCTTTCCCGGAGAAACAGTCGATCCACTCCAAAATGCTTCATTTGCCAATAGAATGCAGGTAAATCTGTATCTGAGTTTACATTTTTATAAAGCAAAAGAGTCACATCACCCGCTGTTTTTCTATTATTATTCCTCTAATCCTACAGCAGATTTACCGGTAAAACGCTCAAAAGAGCTGGTATTTTATCCCTATAATCAAGCATATAAAATGTATCTAAAAGAAAGCAAAGAGTATGCCCAAGAGCTTTACACATTTTTAAAACAAGATGAAAAAGAATACCACCTTGTTTGCTATCCCCCTTTGGGTATTGCCTGTAAACCACTTATAGGTATTTTAGCTCCCGCTTTAATGTGTGAAATAGGTATAGATAAAAAAGAAGACGTAAAACAGTGCATACTAGCACTCAACAGTGCTTTAGGTACTCTTATTAATCGTATTGAAAAAAACTTATGAAGAAAATATATTATTATATAGCATCTCTAGGCGCTTTAGGAGCAGGTTTACTGTTATACGCTTTTTATAATGAGCTTATACTCGTTAAAATACCAAGCAAGAAAGTTGCCGCCAGTGTATCAGATATTAACGTTAAAAAAAGAAACTTTCATTTAATCTATTGGCATGCAAATAAATGGGTAACCGAAGACAAAGAACTTATTAGCTCAGACACTCTCAGCAAAACGCTTACCAATGTGCTTACCAGTTGGCTTAATTTACTTGAAGAAGAGCATATTATTCAAAAGAAAGCTGTAGTGCAATCAGTAATGCTTGATGCCACCCAAACTGAAGCTTATATTTCTTTTGATCGCAGTTTTCTACCCAAAGAATTTTCTACCTACAGAAAATTATTACTTATAGAAGGTCTTCTGAAAACCCTACGTGACAATAGCTTACCTATTACTGTATGCTACTTTTTAGTAAATCATCAACCAATGCATGATCAACACCTTGATTTCTCTCAAGGATGGCCGAGCACTGGGTTTCTTGAAAAAACAAATTTTTAATTAAAAACACCTAATTGTTGCATTTTCTATTTGATTTTTAATATAATAAAATTAAATGTGAAATTATCTGTATGCAATAAAAGGAGAAACTATAATGAACAGACCAAGACAAGAAGAATCAAAATACGAAACCAACGGTATGGCAAAAGATGCCGATACCACTACGTCTTCATCACGTAAATCAAATGTAGGTACTTCAGGCTTAACTCAATCAGAGCTACAAGGGTTTCTTCTTTTTGGAGCAGGAGCTGCTTTAATAGTTGCACCTTGGCTTTTTCCTACCCTCGTGCGTTGGGCAGTAGCACTAACTGCAGTAGGCCTTATATTTGTTGGTAGTAGAAAAGCTCATCTTATAGAAAGAGCACAAGAGCTGTTTCAAAATATGAGAAATAAATAACTACTAAACAAGTTATTCTAAAAATTATTACGAGGGCTGTAAAAGCCCTCTCTTTTTAGCTATTTAGACCAAATCAACTATAAAGCTCTAAGTGTACGAAGACAACCTCTAGTCACATTTTAAGAGAGAACATATGCAAAGATATACTAATTTATTATTTCTGTTTTTATTATTGATAATTAAAGTAAAAGCAATGGATGAGCATTTACCATTTATTAAAAAATGTAATTTTATAGAGGCTCAAGAAAAAAAATCCGGAAGTCTTATGATTAAATCATCTCCCTCTAGGCAAGAGCATTTTACTTTTAAACAAGTAACATTAGATGATGTACCCTTATTACAAAAATGGTTTAACGAGCAGCATGTAAGCACGTGGTGGCCAGTACCTAAAGAAAATGAAGACTTCTTTACTGATTTTTTACCTCGAATGCGTAAAGAAAATATGCCCTATATAGCTATACTTGGCAACCTGCCTTTAGGATATATTCAACTATATCCTGTAGATGCAACAGAAACATGGCTACAATCAGCATCATTACCTAGCAACACTTTTGGCACTGATCAGTTTATAGCTCATTCTGAGTATATAGGCAAGGGATACGGAACACGTATGCTTAACGACTTCATCTGCTATTTAATTGCTCAAGATAGGAGCTTAAGCAGCTTTATTGTAGATCCAAGCCCAGACAATATCGGTGCTATCAAATCTTATGAAAAAGTAGGCTTTAAAAGTATAGGTATACTAGAAGCACCTTGGGGTTCCGCTTTGCTTATGCACTTGTCTCTGAACTATTAATCAACTTTATAAGACGTGTCGGAGATGCCACATCAATACCGTTAATACGTAGGATTCGCACAAGCTCTAACCGAACATTTGAAGCTATCTCAAATTGATCAAGTACTTTATCAGGACTCAAAAAACCACGTACCATAAACTGAAAGCCATTATCAGTGAAATTCTGTAACCAGACTATTGGATTAGGGCTTTTTAAAATATGAGGATTACCATCAAGTACCTGTGTAAAAAGCTGTTTGACCACTGCTGGATCAACTGAGTAAGGTACGGTAAGAAGAATATCATCAAATGCAAAAAACGTTCTTGAATAGCTCCAGTTTGTCACTGGGCGTGTCATAACATGGGAGTTAGGTATAATAACCGTAACACTATTTTTTCTGCGTAGTACTACTGAACGCAAAGTAACATGACGCACTACTCCAGTTACATCTTCATCAATACGAATAAGATCCCCTATTTTAATAGGCCGTTGCACTAAGATAATAAAATATCCTATAAAATCGGTAATAATCTCTTTACCAGCGACTCCCAGACCACCAATAATAGCAAAGATATATAACAGCGACGAACTTAATCCTATACTTTGCAGCCCGATAACAATAGAAGCCAGTAGTATACAGTAACGTGTCAACGACAGTAATGCACTTTGTACGCCAATATTAACCAGCAGTAGGTCAAACATACGGCGTAATATAAAGCGATTAACTACATACGCTAAAACTAGTCCGCCAATAAGATATAAAACAACTTGAGCTAAATCAAGTGAAGTAATAAAGTAGGTTCTTCCGGTAACAGCATCTTGTACTGGGTAAATACCTTTATGGAGCCAGTACGAAATAAGCCTAAAGCCTACAGGGTATCCCAACAAATTAGCAGCTAAAATAAAGCCACAAGCTACAAAAAATAAAAAACTTGCTATGACAAAGAATCCGTATGCAGTTCTACCATACGAGAAACGCTCTTTTATAACTTCTCCATCAGAATAGAAAAAGAAATTACCCGATATACGCTTAAGTTGCGCCTGAACTGCACCAAAAAATGGTATAAGCAATAGTATAAGCGCTAAGCGAGAAATAAGATAAAAGAACTGAGGGCCATACCCAATATAAGGGTTACTCATAACAATAATAAACAGAGCTATACCAAAAAATAGGTAATAATATTTTTTAACATGCTCTTGGACCCACTGCCATAAAGGCGTTGTTGTAGGAATTAAAGATACAATCTGTTCGCGACCTATAAAGCAGATAACAGCAATCTGCAGCAGCACAAAGTTAAGAGCAAGTAATGTACCAGGTACTGTTGATTTAGCATAATGAGCAAGCATAAATGCTTGGCGCACAAACAATATTACAATAGTAGAATACAATAAACTAGAAAGTATAAATAACGATCTGCGTTGATATTTTTTACCGGTAAACAAGTAACTACGTTGCATGTTAACACGCAGTATGTAACGCATAAACCGTGATGCATACCACAGAAAAAAAGGTATCGAAAGCAAATAAAACCACATACCCGTGTGAGGATCTTTAATCCATCTATAATACACTGATAAAAACCCAAGCGCCCAGAGAAAAAGAGCAAAAAGATGTTTATTAATAAAGGCAAGCATGACAGCAATAAAGCTTGTAATACGGTAGCCTATACCATAATCAGGACCAATAAGATTTAAAAAATTACGCACATCAGGTAAATATAACTTACAGAGTAAAAACAGAAGACTCAGGATGATGATTTTCAAAAGCAGCGGCAATAACAGTTGTGGCTGCTGCTTATACTCTGCAACAGTAGCTTGAAGAAACTGTTGATTTAAGTGAAGGCTCTCACCTATATCTTTTTGAAGCACATACTGAAAAAACTTTTTCATATCAGGTACAAATGACTGTAAACCACGCCATAAGGGTAAACGAGGGCCACTCCATTGAAGCTTATGCTTAAGTTCATCAAGCATTGCATCAATCTTTTTTAATGTAGCAGTACGCAAGTTGGTAATTTTAGCATACAGCTCAATAAGCTGCGCTATAACTTCACCGCGTCGTGGTGTATCATCTTCTGCTTCATCTTTAAGCTGTACTGCGTAACGCGCATACTCTAAATTTTTATTTTTAAAAAGCGTATTTTTTTGCTCTTTAAACAGTTTAAGTTTATTTTTTATGGTATCAGCTAAACGAGCATTTGCACTAAGCGCTTGTGCAGCAGCAGTCCGTTTATCACTTAAAGCCGACAAAAAAGCTTGAATATCAGTTTTTATTTTTTCGTACTGCTTGGTTTCTTTGGCTATATCATCATCGCCTGAAAAAGAGCCACTCGTTAGCTTTTTCCACGAATTAATAATAAGGGCTTGAACCTCTTTTTCGCTTATTTTAGCTTTCTCATAATCAGTACGAGCAAGTAAATTTTCTTTGCCTATCTCAACTTCATAGGTGATATGATTAAAGAGTCTACCTATCTCAATTGCTGCATGCCAGGTAGAAAGCGAAGTAGGAGCATACGTCCAGTTTTCCATAGCCAGTACATCAGCATCAGAGAGAGTATACTGTTGTTTATACTGAGCTATTTGATGCTCTTCGTTTTCTTTAAGTATATCAAGACCGCCAATATGCTGGGCATTTTCTTCTTGAATTTTACTTGACTCTTGTATTTGTTGCTTTAAAAAAAGATCTGCAGCTTGCACATCTTTGTCATCTATAATAATTTCGCGCTTAATACGATTATATTCTTTTTCTATAATCTCAAGCTGCAGTTGTGTGATTTTAATCTGTTCTTCAACTAATTTTATTTTATAGTTAATCTCTATTATCCGCTCGTCAGCAAGATCTTGTTTGTAACGTGCTAATTTTTCTTGTTCGTCAAGCAATTCGCCCATTTGTACCAGGCTTAGCCCAGATTTAGGAGAGTTCTCGCTTTTAAACTCTTTTTGGTCACGTTTTTTATCTTCATATTCTTGGCGAG
This window contains:
- a CDS encoding N-acetylmuramoyl-L-alanine amidase, giving the protein MIQSIKYTVSLAAIACLLVSSLSGWSFFNFGSSQDTKPDTQQEQPKQRLVTLMINPAGDANTSGRSFDETFERALTLRCAQELKTNLEATHNVRVLLTRFPGETVDPLQNASFANRMQVNLYLSLHFYKAKESHHPLFFYYYSSNPTADLPVKRSKELVFYPYNQAYKMYLKESKEYAQELYTFLKQDEKEYHLVCYPPLGIACKPLIGILAPALMCEIGIDKKEDVKQCILALNSALGTLINRIEKNL
- a CDS encoding GNAT family N-acetyltransferase — protein: MQRYTNLLFLFLLLIIKVKAMDEHLPFIKKCNFIEAQEKKSGSLMIKSSPSRQEHFTFKQVTLDDVPLLQKWFNEQHVSTWWPVPKENEDFFTDFLPRMRKENMPYIAILGNLPLGYIQLYPVDATETWLQSASLPSNTFGTDQFIAHSEYIGKGYGTRMLNDFICYLIAQDRSLSSFIVDPSPDNIGAIKSYEKVGFKSIGILEAPWGSALLMHLSLNY
- a CDS encoding mechanosensitive ion channel: MNKRYSSISILVLIFSFYAQAALGPFSSLFKIESPTSFAESIKKDSDRLQKEKSSFEEKMLSFKVQSDQARLQANTLKQKIKTAKGAEAEFVQQKSTIIAQETQVLDDTERACQNIITTIDAHSKLLQEYQQDPEFKNKNIALPDKSLYSFEDLQKIHDLFLNYEGDLGALEEKLKKAAIDLENRKKNQSLARQEYEDKKRDQKEFKSENSPKSGLSLVQMGELLDEQEKLARYKQDLADERIIEINYKIKLVEEQIKITQLQLEIIEKEYNRIKREIIIDDKDVQAADLFLKQQIQESSKIQEENAQHIGGLDILKENEEHQIAQYKQQYTLSDADVLAMENWTYAPTSLSTWHAAIEIGRLFNHITYEVEIGKENLLARTDYEKAKISEKEVQALIINSWKKLTSGSFSGDDDIAKETKQYEKIKTDIQAFLSALSDKRTAAAQALSANARLADTIKNKLKLFKEQKNTLFKNKNLEYARYAVQLKDEAEDDTPRRGEVIAQLIELYAKITNLRTATLKKIDAMLDELKHKLQWSGPRLPLWRGLQSFVPDMKKFFQYVLQKDIGESLHLNQQFLQATVAEYKQQPQLLLPLLLKIIILSLLFLLCKLYLPDVRNFLNLIGPDYGIGYRITSFIAVMLAFINKHLFALFLWALGFLSVYYRWIKDPHTGMWFYLLSIPFFLWYASRFMRYILRVNMQRSYLFTGKKYQRRSLFILSSLLYSTIVILFVRQAFMLAHYAKSTVPGTLLALNFVLLQIAVICFIGREQIVSLIPTTTPLWQWVQEHVKKYYYLFFGIALFIIVMSNPYIGYGPQFFYLISRLALILLLIPFFGAVQAQLKRISGNFFFYSDGEVIKERFSYGRTAYGFFVIASFLFFVACGFILAANLLGYPVGFRLISYWLHKGIYPVQDAVTGRTYFITSLDLAQVVLYLIGGLVLAYVVNRFILRRMFDLLLVNIGVQSALLSLTRYCILLASIVIGLQSIGLSSSLLYIFAIIGGLGVAGKEIITDFIGYFIILVQRPIKIGDLIRIDEDVTGVVRHVTLRSVVLRRKNSVTVIIPNSHVMTRPVTNWSYSRTFFAFDDILLTVPYSVDPAVVKQLFTQVLDGNPHILKSPNPIVWLQNFTDNGFQFMVRGFLSPDKVLDQFEIASNVRLELVRILRINGIDVASPTRLIKLINSSETSA